From the genome of Desulfobotulus mexicanus, one region includes:
- a CDS encoding addiction module protein, translated as MTESAEKIYEQALNLPIDDRLLLIDKLLISTNLSARSDIDQAWSEEVERRSQELKRGEAKLIPGEEVFEKIKKRFAQ; from the coding sequence ATGACAGAATCCGCTGAAAAGATATACGAGCAGGCCCTTAATCTTCCAATCGATGACCGCCTGCTACTCATAGACAAATTGCTTATCAGCACCAACTTATCGGCCCGGTCCGATATTGATCAGGCATGGTCTGAAGAAGTCGAGCGAAGATCTCAGGAGTTAAAACGTGGGGAAGCAAAGCTCATTCCCGGCGAAGAAGTATTTGAAAAAATAAAGAAAAGATTTGCACAATGA
- a CDS encoding phosphatidylserine decarboxylase has protein sequence MSFSHHYLERHTGKKMKEKFFADPLVRFLYHEVRENAPWLFSAFTSPVASRILGAVNYDLPFSSPKRLGQMIRDLEINMEECLEPASLCSPRALFERKIFYERYRPMEKDPFVIVSPSDSRMLPLNLSPSALIPVKGKFFDLPELCGNRPWHAVFLDGKAAVFRLTPDKYHYNHVPVSGRVEEIFMTDGRCHACHPDAVVREVSPFSRNRRLITLINTDVPGGSGMGLVAMAEVVALMIGGIRQACSERAYDNPKALLRGMFVHRGWPKSLFYPGSSTVVLLFEKDRMKFDRDLVSNSLRRDVPSCFSKGFGLSLVETEVKVRESIGRGLQA, from the coding sequence ATGAGTTTTTCCCACCACTATCTGGAACGCCATACGGGAAAGAAAATGAAGGAAAAATTCTTTGCCGATCCTCTGGTGCGTTTTCTCTACCATGAAGTCCGGGAAAATGCCCCGTGGCTCTTTTCTGCCTTCACCTCCCCTGTGGCAAGCCGCATTCTGGGGGCCGTGAACTATGACCTTCCCTTTTCATCGCCAAAAAGGCTTGGGCAGATGATCCGGGATCTTGAAATAAATATGGAAGAATGTCTTGAACCGGCCTCCCTTTGCAGCCCCAGAGCACTTTTTGAAAGAAAGATTTTCTATGAAAGATACAGGCCCATGGAAAAAGATCCTTTTGTCATTGTTTCGCCTTCGGACAGCCGCATGCTGCCCCTGAATCTTTCTCCATCGGCCCTGATTCCCGTGAAGGGTAAATTTTTTGACTTGCCGGAGCTTTGCGGAAACCGGCCATGGCATGCTGTTTTTTTGGACGGGAAGGCCGCCGTATTCCGCCTCACGCCGGATAAATACCATTACAACCATGTACCGGTCAGCGGACGGGTGGAGGAAATATTCATGACGGACGGGCGCTGCCATGCCTGCCATCCCGATGCCGTGGTGCGGGAGGTCAGTCCCTTTTCCCGGAACCGCAGGCTCATTACCCTCATCAACACCGATGTACCCGGTGGCAGCGGGATGGGTCTTGTGGCCATGGCCGAAGTGGTGGCCCTCATGATCGGTGGCATCCGTCAGGCCTGTAGCGAAAGGGCTTACGATAATCCAAAAGCCCTTCTTCGCGGCATGTTTGTCCATAGGGGATGGCCAAAAAGCCTGTTTTATCCGGGCAGTTCCACCGTTGTTCTTTTGTTTGAAAAGGATCGTATGAAATTTGACAGGGATCTTGTCTCCAACAGCCTGCGCAGGGATGTACCAAGCTGTTTCAGCAAAGGCTTTGGCTTAAGCCTTGTGGAAACTGAGGTGAAGGTGAGGGAAAGTATAGGAAGGGGTTTACAGGCGTAG